From a single Paenibacillus sp. FSL W8-0426 genomic region:
- a CDS encoding family 43 glycosylhydrolase, producing the protein MMMKIKDIREHSIRLAIGEPLQLPSFVEAELENGINTTLPVVWESIPPVLLEQSGTVTVEGTVKDDEYPNPLVLNRADPYVLKHTDGYYYFTGSVPEYDRIVLRRSRTISGLSDAEEMVVWTKHEEGEMGSHIWAPELHHIDGKWYIYFAAGTAEDKWAIRPYVLECEDNDPLTTRWIEKGRIKLPVESFSLDATTFEHRGQRYLVWAQIVEESCLYIARMDTPWSISTEPVKISSPEYDWEIQLHRVNEGPAVLIKNGRVFMAYSASGTDDRYCMGLLTADETSDLLDPSSWTKSKEPVFSSSESNSQYGPGHNSFTMSEDGSKLLFVYHARPYKEISGEPLYDPNRHARVQQLLWKPDGTPYFGEPGWKLDPAGNKAKLRITVQDATNSLN; encoded by the coding sequence ATGATGATGAAAATAAAAGACATTCGCGAGCATTCGATCCGTTTGGCCATAGGTGAGCCGCTGCAGCTACCGAGCTTCGTCGAGGCCGAATTGGAGAATGGCATAAATACGACATTGCCGGTGGTATGGGAAAGCATCCCGCCCGTTCTGCTTGAGCAGTCAGGTACGGTTACCGTTGAAGGAACCGTTAAAGATGACGAGTATCCGAATCCGCTTGTGCTGAATCGCGCCGATCCTTATGTGCTTAAGCATACGGACGGATACTACTATTTTACGGGTTCTGTGCCAGAGTACGATCGCATCGTGCTGCGGAGATCCCGGACCATCAGCGGCCTTTCCGATGCCGAGGAGATGGTCGTCTGGACGAAACACGAAGAGGGGGAGATGGGCAGCCATATTTGGGCACCAGAGCTTCATCATATTGATGGAAAGTGGTATATCTACTTCGCGGCCGGAACGGCAGAAGACAAGTGGGCAATCCGTCCTTATGTCCTGGAATGTGAGGACAACGATCCACTTACGACAAGATGGATTGAAAAGGGGCGAATCAAGCTGCCGGTTGAAAGCTTCTCACTCGATGCCACCACGTTCGAACATCGGGGGCAGCGTTATTTGGTTTGGGCTCAGATTGTTGAGGAATCTTGCCTTTATATCGCTCGGATGGATACGCCATGGTCCATTTCGACCGAGCCTGTAAAAATCTCTTCTCCGGAATATGATTGGGAGATTCAGCTGCACCGCGTGAACGAAGGGCCGGCAGTTCTGATCAAGAACGGGCGTGTTTTCATGGCCTACTCGGCCAGCGGGACTGATGATCGTTATTGCATGGGGCTGCTCACGGCGGATGAAACGAGTGATCTGCTTGATCCGTCTTCATGGACCAAATCGAAAGAACCGGTGTTCTCAAGCAGCGAGTCTAATTCTCAATATGGGCCGGGGCATAACAGCTTTACGATGTCCGAAGACGGCTCAAAGCTCCTTTTTGTCTACCATGCCCGTCCCTATAAGGAGATTTCGGGAGAGCCCTTGTATGATCCGAACCGACACGCCCGAGTTCAGCAGCTCTTATGGAAGCCGGACGGTACGCCATACTTCGGTGAACCGGGATGGAAGCTTGATCCGGCTGGAAACAAAGCGAAATTAAGAATCACGGTGCAAGATGCTACGAATAGCTTGAATTAA
- a CDS encoding ABC transporter ATP-binding protein, producing the protein MTTILEAKDVNKSVAIGENEEHSILKDINLQLKKGEFVSIMGPSGSGKSTLLYNISGMDQVSAGSVYFNGKKISAFQESDLASLRLTKMGFIFQNIHLLKNLNLLDNIVLSAYLAKNSSRDAINARALSLMKKMGIDGLAHHNITQASGGQLQRIAICRALINNPDILFGDEPTGALNSKSTHEIMDILGDINAAGTTILLVTHDVRVAARSERVLFMMDGKLVADKHIGKYARERQDLKNRESHLSQWLAEMGF; encoded by the coding sequence ATGACAACGATACTAGAAGCCAAAGACGTGAATAAATCCGTAGCAATCGGTGAGAATGAAGAGCATAGCATTTTGAAAGATATTAATCTCCAATTAAAAAAAGGAGAGTTCGTATCCATTATGGGCCCGTCCGGCTCAGGCAAGTCTACGTTATTGTACAACATCAGCGGCATGGATCAGGTCAGTGCCGGCAGTGTCTACTTTAACGGCAAAAAAATATCCGCATTCCAGGAGAGCGACCTCGCAAGTTTGCGCTTGACCAAGATGGGGTTTATCTTTCAGAACATTCATTTGCTCAAGAATCTGAACTTGCTGGATAACATCGTACTTTCCGCGTATCTTGCCAAGAACAGCAGCAGGGATGCCATTAATGCAAGGGCGCTGTCACTCATGAAAAAGATGGGAATTGACGGGCTGGCTCATCACAACATCACGCAAGCCTCGGGAGGGCAGCTGCAGCGGATTGCCATTTGCCGGGCGCTTATCAATAATCCGGATATTTTGTTTGGAGATGAGCCGACAGGGGCACTGAATTCCAAGTCTACACACGAGATCATGGATATTCTTGGCGACATCAATGCCGCAGGTACTACCATTCTGCTTGTAACGCATGATGTCAGGGTCGCTGCCAGGTCAGAACGAGTTCTGTTCATGATGGACGGCAAACTGGTCGCAGATAAACATATCGGCAAATATGCAAGAGAACGTCAGGATCTGAAAAACAGGGAAAGTCATCTGTCACAATGGTTAGCTGAAATGGGGTTCTAA
- a CDS encoding TetR/AcrR family transcriptional regulator has protein sequence MRLIKNPEERRNEILDAAEILFVTKGYTKATVMDILQACNIAKGTFYYYFQSKEEVMNAIVMRFILNGEASAKRVVSDPNLNAHDKIFRIIMAQNQPDEKKLGLIEQLHHVQNVEMHQKSLVETVLRLSPILAEVVEQGIQEGVFHTPNPKEAIEFLLVSSQFLLDQGIFQWEEEELRKKVEAFAHITERVLGAEQGSFTYITRLYFPHQA, from the coding sequence ATGAGATTGATTAAAAATCCGGAAGAACGCAGAAATGAAATACTGGATGCGGCCGAGATTCTGTTCGTGACAAAAGGGTACACCAAAGCGACCGTCATGGATATTCTCCAGGCTTGCAACATTGCCAAGGGCACCTTTTATTATTATTTCCAGTCCAAGGAAGAGGTTATGAATGCCATCGTCATGCGTTTTATTCTGAACGGGGAGGCATCAGCCAAACGTGTAGTATCTGATCCGAACCTGAACGCCCATGACAAAATTTTTCGCATTATTATGGCGCAAAATCAGCCTGACGAAAAAAAGCTCGGGCTGATTGAGCAATTGCACCATGTGCAAAATGTGGAAATGCATCAAAAAAGTCTTGTTGAGACGGTTCTCCGATTAAGCCCCATCTTGGCTGAAGTGGTCGAGCAGGGCATTCAGGAAGGAGTGTTTCACACACCTAATCCCAAGGAAGCTATTGAATTTTTGCTGGTATCCTCACAATTTTTACTGGATCAGGGCATTTTTCAATGGGAGGAAGAGGAGCTCCGGAAAAAGGTGGAAGCTTTCGCTCATATCACGGAACGTGTTCTGGGAGCGGAACAAGGAAGCTTCACCTACATCACCCGTTTATATTTCCCACATCAAGCCTAG